In the genome of Leptotrichia sp. HSP-536, the window AAACAGAAGCCCTAACACAACCGCAGGAAGCACTGCAATCACTATTTTTATCCACATCTGAATAATATCAGCCCTCTGACTCTTGCTAAGCCCTTTTGCAAAGGGAAAAATTCTTTTCCAATAATATACAACTACCGATAAAATCGCTCCAAGCTGTATAATTATCTTAAATGCATTGGCAAACTCCTCATTTTGTGAAAGCTGCAAAAACTGATCCACAATAATCATATGCCCTGTACTGCTGACAGGTATAAACTCTGTAAGTCCTTCTACAAGACTTAAAATAAATACTTTAATAATATCTGCAAACATAATGTTTTCCTTTCTTTTTTATTAAACCTATTTTTTAAATTATCATTTATTATATCACATATTTCACACTTTATTAATAGCTATAAAATTTTATTGTCTATTTATTGTGTATAGTTGTCAAACATTTGTTACAAAAATATATATAAAAAAATATTTCTTTCCTAATGTATCTTTAACCTACTGATTTTCCTTGTACTCTTTTAATACTTCATTTGGACTCTTAAAGCCTAATACTTTTCTTGATATGTTGTTGTATCTTGTATTGTATTTCTTTATTGCTCTTAACAGTTCTTCCTTGCTTTTAAATTTCTTGTCTGCATAGTACTTGCTGTCAAGCCTGTGGCTTCTTTCCACTTTTCCATTCTCCCATGGCGAATATGGACGAGTTGTCCCGTACTCTATCCCCTTCTCCTCCAGTTTTAACTCAAACAACGTTTTCTTATCACTTTCAGAATTTGTGAACTCTTTCCCATTGTCTGTCTGAACTTTCTTTATGTCAAATCCCAGCTCCTTTTCCAAGTTCTCTAGAAACTTTGCGGTCTGATAGGTGCTTTTCTCATCTGCTATCCTTAATACTCTTTTTCTTGTATATTCATCTAATGCCGTTATTTGATAATACTTCTGATCATGTGTACCAAACTGTATGCATTCTTCTGGAACATATTTTATGTCTATCTGTACTCTTTCCCCAGGGTACTTCGCCTGTTCAGCCTTCTTTTTTCTTTTATGTAGCTTTTTAAGCTTTTCTTTGACATTGCCCTTCATTTTCCTTACTATCTTGCACATTGAATCGTATGTACGACTGTAGCCTTCCTTTCTCGCTTTGACATAAACTTCTGCCAGCCCTTCATAACCAAATTTCCTGTATTTTTTCATAACCAACTCGATTTCTTCCTGCGTGTGCTGGTTTGGATGGCTTTTAGGTCTTCTACTTTTTGGAAGAAGAGATCGGACTGTGCCGTCGTATCTATCTCTCCAACGTTTTATCTGCTGACGTGATGTTTTATACTTTACTGCTGCCTTTGAATTATTATTATGTTTTATTGCATACTCAATTGCCCGTTGACGAACACGGTATATTTCTGATATACTACTCATATGAAAGGTTTCTCCTTAATGTGGTTTGGTAGGCTTACATTATATCAGAAACCTTTCTTTTTTTGTATATTCTTGTCACATATGTATTATCTCACAACATTTTTACTCTGTCGTCATTCATTACTTACTTGCAATCTTTTTAAAAATATGCTATAATCTAGGTGATAAAAACCAAATAAAAACAAAAAAAATGAAATAAATGGAGGAAAAATTAAAATGGCAAAAGCTAAATTTGAAAGAAGCAAACCACACGTAAACGTAGGAACAATCGGACACGTTGACCATGGAAAAACAACAACAACAGCAGCGATCTCAAAAGTATTGTCTGAAAAAGGGCTGGCTGAAAAAGTTGATTTTGAAAACATCGACCAAGCCCCTGAGGAAAGAGAAAGAGGGATTACAATCAATACAGCTCATATCGAGTATGAAACAGAAAACAGACACTATGCTCACGTTGACTGTCCAGGACACGCGGATTATGTAAAAAATATGATTACAGGAGCAGCTCAAATGGATGGTGCAATCTTAGTAGTATCAGCAGCTGACGGTCCAATGCCTCAAACAAGAGAACATATCTTGCTTGCAAGACAGGTTGGAGTTCCTTACATCGTAGTTTACTTGAACAAGGTTGATATGGTAGATGACGAAGAATTATTAGAATTAGTAGAAATGGAAGTAAGAGAATTACTTACAGAATACGGATTCCCTGGAGACGACGTGCCAGTAATCAAAGGATCTTCATTAGGAGCATTAAATGGAGAACAAAAATGGATAGATGCAATTGTAGAATTAATGGATGCAGTTGACGAATATATCCCAACACCAGAAAGACCAGTTGACCAATCATTCTTGATGCCAATTGAAGACGTATTTACAATTACAGGAAGAGGAACAGTTGTAACAGGAAGAGTGGAAAGAGGAGTAATCAAAGTTGGAGAAGAAGTAGAAATCGTAGGAATCAAGCCAACATCAAAAACAACTGTAACAGGAGTAGAAATGTTCAGAAAATTATTAGATTCAGGACAAGCTGGAGATAATATCGGAGCATTATTAAGAGGAACTAAGAAAGAAGAAGTGGAAAGAGGACAAGTACTAGCTAAACCAGGAACAATCAATCCACATACAGGATTTAAATCAGAAGTATACGTATTGACAAAAGATGAAGGTGGAAGACATACACCATTCTTCACGGGATACAAACCACAATTCTACTTCAGAACAACTGACATTACAGGAGAAGTAAACTTGCCAGAAGGAGTAGAAATGGTAATGCCTGGAGATAACATTGAAATGACAGTAGAATTAATTCACCCAATTGCGATGGAAGAAGGATTAAGATTTGCGATAAGAGAAGGTGGAAGAACAGTAGCTTCAGGAGTAGTAGCAACTATTACTAAATAATCATTTTATATTTTTTTAACAAAATATAGTGAGAAGTCTTTGACTTCTATAAATGAAATAAATTGCAAAATATTGATAAAATAATAAAAATATAGTATAATATTATTACAGGGGAGGAACATCCACAAACATATAAATATTAGCTTATAGTTCGTAGGAAGGTTCCTTTTCTATAAATAAGAAGTTTATTAAGTGATTAAAATATATAATTATTGTATTTAGATTTTAAGATAAGCAGAGTAATTTTTATAAAAAAATTTGGTTAAGTATTGAGTCTGTTTTTAAGAATCTCTAGTAAGATTTTTTTATTACCTACAAGTAAAATAGATGTTAAAAACTTATTGACAAAACTATAAAGAGATGCTATTATAAATTTGCAAAAGAAGTATTTAAGATAAATGTGTCTAGCTAGTAAAACGAATGTTTCTTAAAAAATTAACTCTTTAACGAAGTCTACCAAGGAGTTTCCAAGTTCTATAAACGGAAATAGTTCCTATTATGATGTTATTAAATTTTTTATAAAAATTGACGTTTAATTTAAAAAAAACTTTACAAATTCATATTATTATGTTAAAATCGTAAGATATATATGTTAAAATTATTTTTAGGAGGAAGAACAATGAAAAAAGTATTAGGAGTATTAGCATTAGCATTAAGCGTATCTAATCTTGCCTTAGCTGACCAAGAACAAGATACATTAAAAGAAATTCATTTCTCTACTCAAATTAGACAAAGTTATACAGATAAAGAGGTAAATACAGGAAATGGATTAGGAATCGCAGGATTCAAAGGAGATAACAAAGAAAAAACTAGATGGAGAAACAACGTTGGTGGAGATTTAAATTTAGTAGACGAAGGAAACCTAGGATTAAGATTTGAATTCCAAAATGATCAAGATAGAAAAACAAATAAATTTAATTACCAAACTAAAAAAGGAACAAAAGGAACTGTTGATAAAACTCAAACTTGGGAAAATGATATCGCATTATATAAAGATGTCACATTAGGTTCTTGGACTTCTAAATGGGATTTAGGATGGACATACAAAGCTACAGGTGGAACAGGAAGATATTCTGGACATAGAGGAACATCAAACGAAATTTATGTAGGACCTACATTTGGAGTCAACTTCTTAGGACAAAGCTTTGACGTAAAAACTCAATTAGTTTATTTTGATCAGTCAGGAGATAAAAGTGCAGATAATGCATGGGATGGAAGTGATTTTAGAAAAGGAAAAGTATCTGGATATGGAGTTAATCTTGCTGTAGAAAATGGTGGAAAAATATTTGACAATGCAATTGGAAGTTTAAATTATAACGTTGGTTTAACTCATAAATTAAGAGATGCAAAAGGTAAATTAACTGCAACTGGAAAAGATGCTAAATCTACTGTGTATTTAGACTATGTAGCAGGAGCAACTTATAAAACACCTGAATTTGTTGGAATTTACGGATTAGTTAATACTGAAAATGAATG includes:
- a CDS encoding DDE-type integrase/transposase/recombinase is translated as MSSISEIYRVRQRAIEYAIKHNNNSKAAVKYKTSRQQIKRWRDRYDGTVRSLLPKSRRPKSHPNQHTQEEIELVMKKYRKFGYEGLAEVYVKARKEGYSRTYDSMCKIVRKMKGNVKEKLKKLHKRKKKAEQAKYPGERVQIDIKYVPEECIQFGTHDQKYYQITALDEYTRKRVLRIADEKSTYQTAKFLENLEKELGFDIKKVQTDNGKEFTNSESDKKTLFELKLEEKGIEYGTTRPYSPWENGKVERSHRLDSKYYADKKFKSKEELLRAIKKYNTRYNNISRKVLGFKSPNEVLKEYKENQ
- the tuf gene encoding elongation factor Tu, which encodes MAKAKFERSKPHVNVGTIGHVDHGKTTTTAAISKVLSEKGLAEKVDFENIDQAPEERERGITINTAHIEYETENRHYAHVDCPGHADYVKNMITGAAQMDGAILVVSAADGPMPQTREHILLARQVGVPYIVVYLNKVDMVDDEELLELVEMEVRELLTEYGFPGDDVPVIKGSSLGALNGEQKWIDAIVELMDAVDEYIPTPERPVDQSFLMPIEDVFTITGRGTVVTGRVERGVIKVGEEVEIVGIKPTSKTTVTGVEMFRKLLDSGQAGDNIGALLRGTKKEEVERGQVLAKPGTINPHTGFKSEVYVLTKDEGGRHTPFFTGYKPQFYFRTTDITGEVNLPEGVEMVMPGDNIEMTVELIHPIAMEEGLRFAIREGGRTVASGVVATITK